In the genome of Deinococcus sp. YIM 77859, one region contains:
- a CDS encoding Tn3 family transposase, producing the protein MTLRPPTLLTSTQREQFTRFPVLDERTLARYYLLSEDDLRLIRERRRDFNKLGYAVQLTVLRHLGRALRLGEMPPEEVLAYLTEQLRVDPACYHQYAAREPTRYEHFTALCQHLGYVELSRRLNHELRDWLVPLAVITDQPFGLMSALMDELRRRCILVPRFSVLERLVHSARGRADQHAYSLLNLPLKGDLSERVDVLLSPQGDEPISRFAWLGRPVGAPKPKNVLALLDKLAFVRTFPVQSNLRAFLPQNRLDHLAQEARRLSASLLADFEPQRRRATLMAYLFDLSETLTDDLLDMHDRVMVSLLREGERAAAEVFGQQGPPLVEQFGTFKSVCMAVLAAREQGADPYQAIEAVVNWQQLVETVREKEVVRTEQLDPLHHAMKGYAKVRSYAPRLLTAFTFQAEGKAAPLVEALNVLREMYISGKRTLPEHVPISFVRQKWTGQVFREGTVDRRAYELCVLDELRLALRAGDVWVTGSRKYKDLDAYLLPQGTWQKRLSELSLDLPETFDAFWTATEPKLAGQLREVAELLSRGALSSVSVQRGRLRIGKVTKAVPDGVEPLERRLSARLPRVKITDLLLEVNAWTRFTGAFLNLHSGKEVERHDHLLTAILADGLNLGLTKMAEASPDPGMTARRLMYLADWFVRPDSYAAGLAELVNFQSKLPLAALWGDSTTSSSDGQRFPTGGRGKSFGHLNAKYGREPGVLFYTHVSDQYAPFHTKVITANVRDALHVLDGLLYHLSELKIKEHYTDTAGYTEQVFALCHLLGFRFAPRIRDLGETRLYTPEVGSAYGLLEPLVAQRLNLRLIREHWDELRRLTTSIKAGTVTASLILSKLASYPRQNGLALALRELGRVQRTLFTLEWLRDPELRRRVLAGLNKGEALHALKRAVAFHRSGEIRDRSFEAQSNRASGLNLVTTAIAVWNTVYLGRAVEALRAEGTDVPDELLAHVSPLGWEHIGLTGDYVWRPEGVPVEGAYRALRE; encoded by the coding sequence TTGACTCTCCGCCCGCCCACCCTCCTCACTTCAACTCAACGCGAGCAGTTCACGCGCTTCCCCGTTCTCGATGAACGCACCCTCGCCCGGTACTACCTGCTGAGTGAGGACGACCTGCGGCTGATCCGGGAACGCAGGCGGGACTTCAACAAGCTGGGCTACGCCGTGCAGCTCACCGTGCTGCGCCACCTCGGGCGCGCGCTGCGTCTCGGCGAGATGCCTCCCGAGGAGGTCCTGGCTTATCTCACCGAGCAACTGCGGGTAGACCCGGCGTGCTACCACCAGTACGCCGCCCGTGAACCCACCCGCTATGAACACTTCACAGCCCTGTGCCAGCACCTCGGCTACGTCGAGCTGTCCCGCCGCCTGAATCACGAGTTGCGGGACTGGCTGGTACCGCTGGCGGTGATCACCGACCAGCCCTTCGGGTTGATGAGTGCGCTGATGGACGAGTTGCGGCGGCGCTGCATCCTGGTGCCGCGCTTCAGCGTCCTCGAACGTCTGGTCCATTCGGCCCGGGGCCGCGCCGATCAGCACGCCTACAGCCTCTTGAACCTGCCCCTGAAAGGCGATTTGTCCGAACGGGTGGACGTCCTGCTGTCACCGCAAGGGGATGAGCCGATTTCACGCTTCGCCTGGTTGGGCCGCCCTGTCGGCGCACCCAAGCCCAAGAATGTCCTGGCCCTGCTGGACAAGCTGGCTTTCGTGCGGACCTTCCCAGTACAGAGCAACCTGCGGGCCTTTCTGCCGCAGAACCGTCTGGATCACCTGGCACAGGAAGCGAGGCGCCTGAGCGCCTCGCTTCTGGCGGACTTCGAACCGCAACGGCGGCGGGCGACCCTCATGGCCTACCTCTTCGATCTGTCGGAAACCCTGACGGATGACCTCCTCGACATGCACGACCGGGTGATGGTGTCGCTGCTGAGAGAAGGCGAGCGGGCAGCGGCCGAGGTCTTCGGGCAGCAGGGACCGCCGCTCGTCGAGCAGTTCGGCACGTTCAAGTCGGTGTGCATGGCGGTCCTCGCCGCGCGGGAGCAGGGGGCCGATCCCTATCAGGCCATCGAGGCCGTCGTGAACTGGCAACAGCTCGTCGAGACCGTGCGGGAGAAGGAGGTGGTGAGGACCGAACAACTCGATCCCCTGCACCATGCCATGAAGGGGTATGCCAAGGTACGAAGCTACGCGCCTCGGCTGCTGACCGCCTTCACCTTCCAGGCCGAGGGCAAGGCGGCTCCCCTGGTCGAGGCACTGAATGTCCTCCGCGAGATGTACATCTCAGGGAAGCGCACCCTGCCCGAACACGTCCCTATCAGTTTTGTGCGGCAGAAGTGGACCGGGCAGGTGTTCCGAGAGGGCACCGTTGATCGTCGTGCCTACGAGTTGTGTGTGCTGGACGAATTGCGGCTCGCGCTGCGAGCCGGAGACGTGTGGGTGACCGGGAGTCGCAAGTACAAGGACCTCGACGCCTACCTGCTGCCGCAGGGCACCTGGCAGAAACGCCTCTCCGAGCTGTCACTCGACCTGCCCGAGACCTTCGATGCCTTCTGGACGGCCACGGAACCCAAGCTTGCCGGGCAGTTGCGCGAGGTGGCAGAACTGCTCTCCAGGGGTGCCCTGTCTTCGGTGTCCGTACAGCGCGGCAGGCTCCGGATCGGGAAGGTCACGAAGGCCGTGCCCGATGGGGTGGAGCCTCTGGAGCGGAGACTGAGCGCGCGGCTGCCGCGCGTGAAGATCACCGACCTGCTGCTGGAGGTCAACGCCTGGACCCGCTTCACAGGCGCTTTTCTAAATCTGCACAGCGGGAAGGAGGTGGAGCGCCACGACCACCTGCTGACCGCCATCCTCGCGGACGGCCTGAATCTGGGGCTGACCAAGATGGCGGAGGCCTCCCCGGACCCCGGCATGACCGCGCGCCGCTTGATGTACCTCGCTGACTGGTTCGTCCGCCCTGACTCCTACGCGGCGGGTCTCGCTGAACTGGTCAACTTCCAGTCCAAGCTGCCCCTGGCCGCTTTGTGGGGGGACAGCACGACGAGCAGTTCCGACGGGCAACGCTTCCCGACCGGGGGGCGGGGCAAGAGTTTCGGGCACCTGAACGCGAAGTACGGCCGGGAACCGGGCGTGCTGTTCTACACGCATGTGAGCGACCAGTATGCCCCCTTCCACACCAAGGTCATCACCGCCAATGTGCGGGACGCCCTACACGTGCTGGACGGGCTGCTGTACCACCTCTCGGAGCTGAAGATCAAGGAACATTACACCGATACGGCGGGGTACACCGAGCAGGTCTTCGCCCTCTGTCACCTCTTGGGATTCCGGTTCGCCCCCAGGATTCGGGATTTGGGAGAGACGCGGCTGTACACGCCCGAGGTCGGTTCAGCCTACGGTCTGCTGGAGCCGCTGGTGGCCCAGCGGCTCAACCTGCGCCTAATCCGCGAGCATTGGGACGAGTTGCGGCGGCTCACGACGTCAATCAAGGCGGGTACGGTGACAGCCTCGTTGATCCTGTCCAAGCTCGCTTCATATCCAAGGCAAAACGGTTTGGCATTGGCCCTGCGCGAGCTGGGCCGCGTCCAGCGGACATTGTTCACGCTGGAGTGGCTGCGCGACCCTGAGTTGCGCCGTCGTGTGCTCGCGGGCTTGAACAAGGGGGAAGCCCTGCACGCGCTGAAGCGGGCGGTGGCCTTTCACCGCAGCGGGGAGATTCGGGATCGGTCGTTCGAGGCTCAGAGCAACCGGGCCAGTGGCCTGAATCTCGTGACGACGGCCATCGCTGTCTGGAACACGGTGTACCTGGGTCGCGCGGTGGAGGCCCTGCGCGCGGAGGGCACGGACGTGCCCGACGAACTGCTGGCGCATGTGTCGCCCTTGGGATGGGAGCACATCGGGCTGACGGGCGACTACGTGTGGCGCCCCGAAGGGGTCCCCGTGGAGGGGGCATATCGGGCACTGCGCGAGTAA